The window CATTTCCTACTATCACAACATTGTTTTAAGGAGATTAGATAATATGTATTTGGCTCGTGGTCTATTTAACCTGCGTTCTTTTTTGTTCTTCACAATATGAAATAGCCTAAATGGGTTAATTAGTTTTGCAAATTAAGCATTTCTTGGAAGatgtacaaatagatggttaagattaaaaaaaatgcaagGGTCCAAATTATAAAGTATTGTGATCTTCCACACTTTGTGAGCATTTTAAGCATCTCCTTTCCATTCTGGGTCCCACTATATGAGCTTTCATTGGTACATTTTGGGTAGTCTTTGCTATTTTTTCCATGTGAAATATTGGTTCATCTCTGTTTAATCCTATTGCATCAGTACATAATTGttttccatgtgtgtgtgtgtggcttcGTTTTCATCCAAAGAAAGTAACCTGTCATGATAATTTCAAGTTTATTTGGCTTTCATGTTGTTTTGGTTGTAAGATGGATAAATTTGCAAATGTCCCAAGAGTGCTTAAATTCTGTTTGTTAAGGTTGCATTTGGATATACCATTGAATTAATTGCAATAATTAGCCAAATAAAGGAGGCACGATCAGATTGCAATTGCTTCCCTCACTACTCAAACAAAGTAACCATTGAGTATTAAATGTTAATTGATGAGCTCTTCTAAAAAAAGTACTAGTTTATGAGTCTCAACAAATCTACAGTTTGCTGAGGCTCCCAACTTTATACATGCGGTGCCTGTGGTATGGTGATCCAGATTGTTGATCTGATGTGGCCCCCgtggattggatatgtccaaaaACCCCATATGATTGGGTGCATAAAAATAGGCGGTTAAGATAGAATAGTGTCAACAGTCCAAATCCAACTGCATGAAAACCAAATTAAATGGcgagatcttccaatctaggagaaTTGGGGATGTCATAAATGATGGGACCTGTCAAGTCAACAACTCGATCGCCAAGCAATGGCTTCTACTGCTGCTGCTTCCGAAGACACGAGATAAGCTCTACGAGTATAGACAACGCCTCAGCTATGATTTGAAATTACACCAAATATTGTGtagtttcatgatattttgtacaaccaaacacacccttatggGCATGCCTTTGTCAGTATAATGTGCCGTTGTCTCCATATTCTTGAATGAGAAATTGGAAGGTCCATGCGATGCATTATGTGGACTCCTAGTGTGAGTTTGGATGCCCAATTGAATTGAATAGTAGATCGGTTCAATCGACAGGAAATGATATTTAGGTACTGGTAAGTTGTGAAACTTGTGATTACCCATAAACTTCGATGTGGATGCTTATTTTGGTTCAAATGTCAAACTAGTTTAAGCAATTGTTGATTTATCAATAGATAGCTTATTTTGGTTCAAATGTCAAACTCCAATTTTGttgatttctcctttttttcttctattCTCAGGTTTGTTGATTTGTTGCAATGGGGATTGTGGCTCATCGGATACAGTGGCGACAATTGACAGTAATGGAAACACTTGATGGTAAGCATATACTCTGCATGCTATTAACTTTTCGCAGGCATGGTCATGCAACTCTACATGTGATCAAAATGGCAAAGGGCTCTGGAAGAGCTGCCATAAAAATGTTCATGGCAAATGTGACACACACGGCCATGGAGATCCACTTCTTTTGGGCTGGAAAAGGGACCTGCTGCATTCCATTCCAAGCAACTTTCGGGCCACTAGTGTCAGCCATACATGTTTCTCTAGGTTCTCAACCATTCTATTtctatgttttccttgcatttagttttcatcattctttaattgactgattctttgtttttatgttgcagAGTTCTCTAGTGGTGGTTCGCCCTCGAATAATTACAAAAGACGCATAGGAGAAGTTATTGGTATAGCTGTCAGATGTGCAAGTGGACTACTGATACCCGTATCCATTTTCTATCTATAGTGGATGAAGGATACACCTAGGCATATGCAAGTGCGCACATCAAGAAAAGGATGATGACCTTTTCtttatattttcagcattattgtaattataattgtaattgattaaatgaaagattgtaattgattcattattgaatgaatgattgtaattgaatgaatgaatgattatgcaggtagtaattaaatgaatgaatgaatgattataatttttttttaaatgtaaaaaatagctatggatattgacTATAGTTGGTGATCTGACAACTGTAGCTGTTATCAAattcggcatattgctacggatatagcaCTACTTTTAGCCACAAATACTATCTGTAGATTATAACTCTATAGCTACAGTTTTTATCCATAGCTTTTACCCCTTTTTCTAGTAGTGTCATCAGACAATCTATAAAGTGTTTCACGTTCTCAAGCggaatcacatcacactatcacacaaccatatcatatgcatcctcaagtgcaacctcatcatatagttcatcaactgtatcatattcttaagtggaatcacatcacactatcGTCTCAACCATGTTATGCGCttaagtgcaacctaatcacatagtccatcaatcatatcatatcctcaagtgtaaccacatcacattatcatacaaccatatcatatcctgaGGTTCAAACTCATCACGTTGTCCATTAATcgtatcacaatctcaagtggatatatacctcatcacACTATTACACTACCATACCACATCCTTAAGTACAACTCTATCACgttgtccatcaactgtatcacattctcaagtggacacatcacactcacacaaccatatatcatatcctcaagtgtaacctcattaCATGGTCCTTCAATTTCtttcattctcaagtgtaacctcatcacactgTCACACTACAATATATATAGCCTCAAGtataacctcatcacatagtgcATCAACTGTATCATATTTTCAAGCGTAACAtgatcacactgtcacacaacctTAGATTATTCAACGTCatgacatagtccatcaaccatatcacattcccaagtggagatcatttatcacactctcacacaatcatatcatattctcaagcgtaaatagtccatcaaccgtatcacattcttcaATTTGGAACCAGTTCACACTGTCACATAATCATATCATATGCAtatgtgcaacctaatcacatggtttatcaactatatcatattctcaaatgtaaccacatcatattatcacacaaccatatcatatcctccaatgcaacctcatcacatagtatgATAactatatcacattctcaagttgaaccatatcacactgtcacacaaccataGCATATCCTCAAGCACAAtctcatcatatagtctatcaaccatatcatattcttAAGTGGAACCACTTCGCACTATCCTCAATTAATCCCactcttcttttttccttaagAATTTCTACAATCAACCGAGTGTCTCATCTAATCAGTGGTTCGTTGGACAattaaggagaagagagagatgagtAATCACCTAATCATATGACAAGTTTagatgtcacaccctaaactcggaaactgggctcacaaaatttttgattgccgaattcggcgccgacagcctccgtagtaccccattctcggctcccggcacccatacaccaggttccgatcctgggattctaaaaggaggatttctaacatgattttgattcgtaatgagcatgaccataagcataacccacgaacaataaccataagaacaccatcacaaaatccactatgataaaaaactttaagtacaatacgtatgaagggaaatacaagatagtgatAATGACGAAAATTCCTGAAGCTCGACTAcacgctccaactgcggcgaagctacggctgcgatctggcatcacctgcatgcatcaatcgtgcattagcttatagaaagcttagagggcggtgtaagtgtatgcacaatatgagcgtgctcagaatgtaatgtcagagtaatacgaaatcatgctgatgagtatgtaaatgcaattagccgtaccaaggctatgtgatgcaagacatgaatgctatcggccatatcaaaaccatgcaatgcgaaatgcaactcataCATGCCAAGCATTATCCACATATCAATGGAGCTTCTCACTAAAGCATCAAATCtcagtacggttctcattctggataatcaccagggtttagtaccctccaaatggcactgcccctttcccaagcgcgcagtccaagtgagtgtaagaaacctcactatctgcttggcgaatagtttgtcaatacctatccggcacgtcgataacggacccattcacgagctggtcaaactcagcgtaGTAATGCctcctaccctcaggcgagtaaggccacacccctttccaaccgaccacgacacagtgagagacgcggcctcctggtattcggcccttgtgcgctcatgtatccagtcggtctcaacgttggagtcatcctctagtatcatcgggtttaaggattttcacccagggacatctatggcgccccgatgctagaaacaatatttccggtgtccgatcctaccatccacgatgtgcctgtggaggccatagccctgtgTCACTAGGGTgtgcagtaatcatgtcatacaaatgcaaagtgcatgaatcacactatcagtcatgcagcaatcctgcgcatacctcgcactcatgtagggcaactccgcctattagggagcccataaacaatctgcccgaaggcatatgctatgatcagtgactccttatatcaagcatatatatgatgcgtatgaacatgaatcatggatctatactaaacatattatgTGGTGGTGGACTccgttcataacgaagatgggcctagacgacctacacagtacaagtatgggcctaacaatgggccttaaggagagttataatatggatatttaaccaacattattcttataatgtggacgtcaaaccatcattgctcccaaggcacggtctgccatgaacatcattacataaccatggtggaatcacatattgcaatgggccttatgtacatcccgttgggcctcgacccaagggctccaaatacatcaaatgggccgcatcacatgggcctcatatatatcaaagtgagcctcaacaacgggccacaaatacaccaagatgggcctaatcacatggaccttatatatatactaaggtgggccgcAACGgacgaccacaaatacatcaagacggGCATAATCATATGGCCTATAtgtatatgaatcatatcaaaagatcaactggatcacactccaaataacagtggtgacaatgatttccactattaaaaatcctacagggcccaccgttatgtattgttttgggatccgacctattcacaaATTTtcatggagatagatgaagtgaaagcaaaaacatcagcttgatcggaactatagtggcccttaagaagttttgaacggtgaatgtcactgtccccactttttttaaatggtggggtctacttgaattatagatctctctcatttttagtctcaagccttaagacgagctttcaaaatggttagacggcttggatgcaacacatgcatcctaatgggccccataaatggatggcgtggataagacaggTGGAACCCAGCCGTCCCACCACGGTGTGGTTaaaaccaatgttcgaaatatcgatatcgcactatgtatcgcacccttgggatacagatacgtatcggttatcgcacgggatatatcgtttgtattgcatagtttatcgcactttttgggaaacatggggaaacattgagaaaatagttgaattttttaatgaaactttgaggattgttaaaaaagctcttaatacacacttttaaatcataacatctcaaaaaaaaaatatgcacataataagttttctttgtatagggtcctaagctatgcgatgtttaactgaactaatgcaactatatttaaattggatgcatgatatttataaatatatcatagtcatgtataaaaatacaatcaattcattgaaaagcaaaagaagaactgaagaagtaaattttaagaaatggatggacggtgggcatccctctccccactgttttctgtggtggggtccactccagatatGGATCTGACTCGTTacttgtctcatgccttaaaattatctagccaagtggatggatggtgtagatataacacatacatcatggtgggcgccacagaacttggtgacgtcaattcagtagcCAGTCTGGCTACGCAacatgtcagtatctaatccacgtcctaCATGGGAGaactcccccgacaccagccacggtcgttgctatgtgggccccaacataatgtatctgtttcatccatttttatggatcattttaggaattaataaaaataattatagggatataaatcctatataatgattggatatctaccatttaaatcctcctaaagcccactacactgtttacttgacatccaatctgttgattgtatcataaagacccagatgaagagaaaaaataaatatcagcttaatccaaagcttttatggctcccaaaacatttttaatggtcaacgttcattcaacactgtttctgtaatgtggtccagattatatttggatatacctcatttttttgtctcataacataaaatgatctataaaaatatgtggacagaaaggatgaaacacatacatcatggtggggcccacagagcaccaaccacgaGCCATTAGCTGGTGCCTGTGGGAGTAGCCAACCTGtttcggacgtggatttcctgcgaaagcctttcgtaaGAAGTTCATGCACTGGGagcccaggtggggtccactatgatgtttgtgagaaatcctatccgtccatccgttttgtgagtgcattttaggatatgaggccaaaaatgaaccgtatccaatactcaagtgggctgaaaacgggataattgaacgtccatagttgaaatattcgtgggccaacagaagttttgaatcatgctaatatttgtgttttcagttcatcccaataagaatgacgttattaaaggtatggatggcatgtaaacatgattgtgggccctaaaaaagtttcaacggtggaaatcattattccaactacttcctatggtatggtccactcgatctttgggtatgattaaattttaggctcaaccgttaaaataagatggaaaaacctatggacggcgtggatggaccacatacattaaaggtgggcccaagtgagtttactgagaccaaaatacccctccttCTATAGCTGCTTACCCTAATAGTCAAGGGGTATTTTGGTCAAAATAGCAGCTTCCGAACCCTAATAAGTCACTTTGGCCAGCGAAAATAAAAAAGGCATCGTACGGACTCGTCCGTTCCTCTAACAGTTTCTTTGATTTCCCCATCCACGCCCCTCTTTTACTTTCCCTCTCCATTTTTACCCCCATCCACGCAGTCCGATCCGTCTTTCACGCACGCAACCCCTCAAATCTTGTTCCGGAAGGAACGGTTCGTCGATCCGGCCTGATTCCTCATCGGAATCTccgagaaagagaagaaaatggcAAGAAAATCGTACTTGCCTGTCGAATGGCCTACCTCCGATCACCACTATAGCcaggtactctccgatttctttttcttttttttttctaattcaaattTTTGGGTTTTTTAGTGCGATATCAATGATATATCGGCCGATGCTTGGGTTTTTTGATGCGATATCAATGatgtatcggccgatatctggattttagattttttggtatcttctgggggttatcgcgagtgtatcgtctcgcagtggtgcgataacgataatatcggccgatagtatcgatatttcgaacactgggtaaaacacatacatcagggggtcccacgtgaggcccatcataacgttaACTTtccatccaagctattaataaggtcacgcagagctgaatgcagaggaaaaacaattttcataatggtccaaaacttctgggacacccaaaagggtttcaatggtagacgttcaatcacctctgtttcctgtgacgtgggccacttgagtgttgtatacgactgatttttggaggggggcccactgccctaaaggggccaccaatgcacggtgttgatgtccaacacatatcatggtggggcccacggctgggacccctgTTCCCTACCTCATTCACgtccacagcagcagcaggcgctgttgcatgctttatttttttttgaaatatgatttttttatggattttcccaggtggggcccacatcagtagaATCCGACCCACCCATTggtctctatggctcaagacaagccaaacaagcccaatatttgacatgtttcggtgtgtagaaatATTAGAGTGTATTTCAACAGTAAAGCCATTGTTTTCAGTGAAATGGCCCGCCAAacaatcggattggcttcatttttcagctcaatgcctaaaatgagctgggaaataagatggatggcgtggattgaattcatacatcaaggtggggcctacatgagcagtccaccccaaggcttgaaccaagctgatatttttgtcttcatttcacgtccagcgtccctggacgttggacggtttAGGGCACAATGCATacttgaggtgggccctactcaggtgggccaccccatggctagatggtgtggataagacatgcaTCGTGTGgggtacatccaggtgggccacacggccacatcataaaaaaagaaaaacaagaaaagagagagagagaaagacaagaGAGAtgatgatggaggggccccgccactatgggcccctcatgattacaacacatacatcaagtgggtcccattacacgtgggcccatcaaatcgaaaatcaacggtagagatcctttcttcaccaaaatgtaaggtttggatgaccctattcatgcaaggagaataaacatcatgatggggtccatggagaatggccccatcatggaatgatcatgagaatcaaggtgggccatcggccacacctagggtccaaagtgagatccataccatcaatcggtaggccccatttgccccaacatcaaaatcatgcaatctaggcctatagaaacacccaccgttcgatcttcttggttcgatggaacgccgatctccttgccttcgattttgatggaggtagatgatgaatggatggttgagatgggagatgagagagagggaaagtgggccacacttggctttgggagagagaaaGCTTAGAcgttggaaatttttttattgcatgggaggtttgagaaatgagagagagagagagagagagagagagagagagagagaagtgatgggatgatatagaatgggtgtgatgggtgatgggtggagggatagatgaagtgatgttagagttgactttggagtagcttgtgtaagagagaggtaagggtagagtatggattgcttgtacttgacttcaGGTGTgatgtgtaattgattgatgggattgattgattgattgatgggataggttgtagagattctcttggaattcgcacccgcggtgttttcctcaaaatgaatgcgggcccataaCTTCTATcctgggtattggatcggtgtgcaagtcgtggcgttggaaccacggtgacggcgcagtcgctagagtacaagtttcgagtcaagttaaCTCTGATATGCGGAACTTGATtgggatcacgcgcaaacgtcgaataCGAGTCGAGGGTTACTGagattcgaccaggaggaccgcggaagcctatagaatggtacggactatgatatgggccttacattagAAGGGCATATGTATTTTAGAAACTAGTCCCACTAGAAACCTGAAAtagtgaaaggaaaaaaatatgttAATTAAAGGACACTTCCTCCTCATTATCTAACATTAAAAACACATAAAAAGGTAAATGAAATTGAGTTTCTCTAAGAAAACTTGAGAAAGAAACAaaggtaagaaacaaaactcACCTTCTATAAGAATGACACAGAGAACTGAGAACTGAACTGAAATATGCCTCCTATTACAAGTTTACCTTGACAGGATAATGGCAGAGAGGAGGAAGTGTGTTAGTGTCACATGTTTAAAGATAAAGTTAGGCATTTCTAAGACAAATAGAAACAACTAATGCATACACACACAAACAAAAATATTCAAGGTTTGCAATAGATCTCATAGGAACATATCTACAGCCCTGAATCAACAGATCTACTGATAAACCATACCGACCATCTAATTTATTTATGTTATGAGATCTCTATCAAATGCCTTCAGCAGAAAAAAGagcgccaaaaaaaaaaaaaaaagtgtggcgAACTAATCTGAAAAGCACACAGAAATCATAATCATAAGAAAAACTCGAGAAAAACAGATGGGCATGGGAGGGACTTTTGTTGGCCCACCAAAGGCAGGGTGATTTATACCGTTTGTTATGTTTGTTAAGTACGTCCCAAGACAtgtaaagaataaaaaataaagaagtgtTTGATTTTGAATTATTGATGGAGAGTTATGGTTACAGTCTTCATTGTATTGTTATaattcaattgaacatccaaatatAGCCTTTTATTCACCAAGTGATATGACcctatatttaattaaaatttatcaCTTGAATTTATTTAGATAACTACTACTTTTTCTTTAGGACCtaagaatttctattttttttctttttaattatttcttttgagGGATTTAAATAAATGAAGATTGAAAAttggatatataaaaataaactataatttttaccaaaataaataACCCTATTACATTCTCAATCAGAACCTCATCACACCATTACACAattatatcatatcctcaagtgtaatcttatcacataattcataaactatATTACATTTTTAAGTGGATATACTCACaccatcacacaaccatatcatatccttaagtacaAACTCATCACATAatctatcaaccatatcatattctcaagtgtaaccacatcacactATCACCCAACCATattatatcctcaagtgtaacctcttcACATAGTTCATTAAcgatatcacattctcaagtggagccTTATCACACTCTCACACAATTATATCATAAATCCTCAAGTACAATatcatcatatagtctatcaaccgtatcacattctcaagtggaaccacttcacattgtcatacaatcatatcatatcatcaagtttaacatcatcatatagtcCTTCAATCATATGACATTATTCAATTTGGAACCACTTCACACTATTACACAACCATATCGTATCCTAAAGTGCATGCTAATCATATAGTTCATCAACCGTATCATATTCTTAAGTGTAACCACATCGTACATCACACAACCATATTATATTATCAAGTGCAACCTTATCATATAGTCCAttaaccgtatcacattctcaagtggaaccacttcacactgtcacacaactatatcatatcctcaagtgcaacctaatcacatagttTATTAATAATATCGTATTCTCAAGTGGAACCTCATCGCACTATCACACTATTATATCACATCCTCAGGTGCAACCTCATCAtgtagtccatcaaccatatcacattctcaaacAAAACTACTTCACACTATTATACAAccaatcatatcctcaagtgtaacttcATCATATgctccatcaactgtatcacattctcaagtgtaaccacatcacactgtcacactcatatcatattctcaaatgtaatctcatcacatagtccatcaactgtttcacattctcaagtgtaacctcatcatatTACACACTACAATATCACATGCTCAAgtacaatctcatcacatagCACTACAGGAAAAATAACCTTCACCGGTAGTTAAAAATGCCGgtaaaagtaaataaaataaaaaccaccAGTAAAAGTTATTGTGATGGCTAGACATACGTCAAAAAATGAGGATCGCTAAATGTTTTACCGATGGCTAGCGGCCTTTTCCAGTGCTTCTACTGGTCCCCGGCAAATCCTTAAAAAaacacataatttttttttaaaaagctggTAAATCCCTAAAAAATGTCTTTTAAAGTATTCTGAAGCGCTGTATGGACCTACCAAATCACCACGTTTGGCCCAATGAACAACCTATAAAATTCTCCTGACCAAAACACCGATATATGTGCTTGTCGCCggtttaaaaaatttattttattttgttatttatatttaatttaaatcaatatcttctatggctacggattaaatctgcaGCTTTACTATCCATACCTAAAATATATATACaactacggattatatttgtggCTAAACATAAGCTGAACTTACCAATGACTACGGTTTGTAGATAATTGGCTACGATTACTAGCCATAGCCACTgcattttttctaaaaaaataaattataatgatGCATGGTGTCTCTTGCCAATTCATTCCCTGAAAAAAACTATAATAATGGTCTCGTATCTAAATTTTAAATCtgtatatgataggtgggcacCACAAAAACAATGGGCATCACCTATCATATTTTCTAAACTCATTCACAAaaagatgaaagaagaaaaaagaactaAGCCATACATTTCATAATGCCTGGGAACATCCTCAGCAACTCTAATCCCCTTTTTCACAAATCCCCTGCTCCAGCTGACAAAACAAACCACAACTCATCTCCACAATGAAACTTCTGATCAAATCGGACTGTAGCAAAACCAGCTATCCAAACAAACCATAACCCATCCCCTCAACAAAAAACCAGTAGCAatcaaatgaatccaaataatttGATGTCCAACTCATACCTGCTGACAATAGAATTAGCATTCTGCCAAGCTCCAACAGCTATGCCCTCAGCTGGGACTGCAGAAAAGTACGGGAAGGAAGAAGCTAGGCCCTCCTGGTGCATAGGCAGAAAGCCAGAAGTTGAAAACAACCATCTGCAACAAAACTCATATAATTCCTTTAGAGTTTGAAACTCTTTTGCTTTTTGTGCAGCCCATTAACTGATCAGGTAAATCCTCACAGgaaagcttcttctctctctctctctctctctctctctctctctctctctctttaaaatttttaaagacATCATGCTTACCAG is drawn from Magnolia sinica isolate HGM2019 chromosome 5, MsV1, whole genome shotgun sequence and contains these coding sequences:
- the LOC131247122 gene encoding probable LRR receptor-like serine/threonine-protein kinase At1g56130; translation: MGIVAHRIQWRQLTVMETLDGKHILCMLLTFRRHGHATLHVIKMAKGSGRAAIKMFMANVTHTAMEIHFFWAGKGTCCIPFQATFGPLVSAIHVSLEFSSGGSPSNNYKRRIGEVIGIAVRCASGLLIPVSIFYL